A stretch of DNA from Roseovarius sp. W115:
TTCCTTGGCCTCTTCAGTGCCCGCCGTTTCAACAACAGCGCCAGTGACTTCTGCGGGCGAGGCAACCTCGGCTTGAGAAGATGTTTCTTCTTCCATGATGTCACTGTGACATGCTGTTCGGAAGCCGACAAGGTGGGGCTGGACAGATGTGGGCAAAGCGATAGGGTGCGCACGTCAATCTCAATAAGGCACACCGCACATGACCACGGCCCTGATCACGCATGGCAGCAGTTTGTCGCATGTCACACCGGATGGACATCCTGAGCGTGTTGCACGGCTGGAGCATCTTTTGCCTGCGATGGAAGCCAAGGACTTGTTGCGAGTGGATGCGCCGGAGGCGACCGATGAGGATTTAAGGCTATGCCACCCGCAAGACTACATTGACCGGATAAAAAGCGCAGGGCCTGCTCAAGGGTTTAACCAACTCGACGCCGATACCTGGATGTCACCCGGTTCTGTCAGTGCCGCGCTTCATGCAGCCGGTGGCGCGGTAAGGGCTGTAGATATGGTTCTGTCTGGTGATGCGACAAATGCCTTTGTCGCTATGCGCCCGCCGGGCCATCATGCCGAAACCGAAACGCCAATGGGTTTTTGTTTTTTCGGAAACGTTGCGATTGCCGCCAAACATGCCTTGGAACGCCATGGTCTGTCACGCGTGGCAGTTGTTGATTTTGATGTCCATCACGGCAATGGCACGCAGGATCTTTTGCGATCCGAAGCGCGCACGCTTTTTGTCTCCTCCCATCAAATGCCACTCTGGCCTGGGTCTGGAGCTGCGAGCGAGACCGGCGATCACAATAACATTCTGAACATTCCGCTTGCCCCGGGTACTGGTGGGTCAGGATTTCGGCAAGCCTATGAAGGGGCTGTATTTCCCGCACTGGATGACTTCAAGCCGGAGTTGTTGATCATCTCGGCGGGTTTCGATGCGCACGCAGATGATCCATTGGCCAATCTGAATTTTCTGGAAGAAGATTTTGCCTGGGTCACGCGCAGGCTCTGTCAGATTGCAAATACCCATGCCGAGAGCCGCGTCGTATCCTGTCTGGAAGGGGGTACGACCTTCGCGCGCTATCGGCCAGCGCAGCGGTTCATGTCGATGAGTTGATTGCGGCAGGTGCGTAGGCGCGGGGGTTATTCCGCCGCATATCGTGTGCGCTCAGCGCTTTCTTGTAACAGCCAGCGTATCACGACATCGCTTTCCGCACGACGCCGCTCGTCCCGCTTTTGCAACAAGTAGTATCCCGACTGCGTGCGCACATGCTCGGTTCTCAGGGGTCTCACCAAACTACCTGCGCGCAAATGATGATCCACCAGATGGCCCCAGCCAAGGGCAATGCCCAACCCATCAATCGCAGCCTGTATGGCCAAAGGATAGGTGTTTACATATGTCGAATGCCTCACACTGTCAGGGTCTGCGCCCTTGCTGGACAACCAGGTCTGCCAGTTAAGCCATTCGGTGTGGTTATTGCTCACCTCAATCAGCGCGTGACTGGTCAGTTCGTCAACTGATTTGATGTTAATATGGTTGTCGAGATAGCCAGGTGCGCAGACCGGATAAACCGTTTCGCCAAACAGAAGCTTTGCGTCATATCCAGGCCACTCCCCATCGCCGCGCAAAATCGCAAGATCGACGTCTTCAGAAAGGCATTCCGAATCGAGATCTGAGGCCAGAAGACTTATGGTCACGTTACGATTGGCTTGCCGGAACTTGCGCAGGCGGGGCATTAACCAGAGGGATGCAACAGAGTTCGTCGCCGCCATGCGCACGGTACTGCGACCCCGTTCACTCAGCATGCCTGCCGACACACGTTCCAGCGTTTTGAGTGCGGGCGTGATTCCATTCAGTAGTTTGCGACCCTGTTCGGTGAGCGTGACGGATCTGTGTCCTCGCACAAACAATGCACATTTATAGTGTTGTTCCAAAAGGCGAATCTTACGGCTGACAGCGGTTTCGCTGACGTTGAGCTGCTTGGCGGCTGCGGCAAAGCTCTCAAGTTCGGCCGCCACTTCGAAGGCCAATAAATAGTCTAGTCGTGGCAAGGCAGCCCGATTTTTGAGCATCCAGTTTGATTCCTAATCTCCCGCAGTAAAAGTCTATGCTTGTATCGAGATTTTGCCAAACATTTTGTTGGGCAAGGCGCGCGGAATTTATATTCAGAAATTGCTGCATCGTTTGCCATACTCAGCCTTGTTGAAAGAGATGCTCCGCCCGCAAAGAGGCGCGCAGACACCAAACCAACTGGGAGTTAACATGAAAACGAAGTTTATTATGTCCGCGGCCGCGATGGCCCTGGCTTCTGCAACCGCGAGTTTCGCGGCAGACGACAGCGCGGATCCAATCGTCATTCCAATCCACAATTGGTCGAGCCAGATTGTGATGAGCCACGCCGTGGGACAGATTTTTGAATCCATGGGCAATAACGTGGAATTCGTCACAACCGACAGCCAGGCTGTCTATGAATCGGTTCGCCTTGGTGACGTGACGCTGGAACTGGAAGTCTGGGAAGGCGCCTTTGGGCAGTCTTTCCGCACAGCCCTTGAAAAAGGTGGCCTGCATGACGCGGGTGATCACGATGCGGTGACGCGCGAAGACTGGTGGTATCCGATGTGGACGAAGGATGCATGCCCGGGCCTGCCAAGCTGGGAAGCCCTGAACGAGTGCGCCGCTCTCTTCGCCACGGCGGAAACCGGCGACAAGGGCCGCTATCTTGACGGGCCAGTGGACTGGCTCAAGCACGGCAAAGAACGCGTGGAAGCGCTTGGCATGGACTTTGTTGTGGTGAACGCGGGTTCTGCGGCGGCACTCTGGGCTGAAATCGCAGCGGCTGAGGCTGACAAGCGTCCCGTGGTTGTCTTCAACTGGACGCCAAACTTTGCCGAAGCCGTCTGGCCGGGTGAATTTGTCGAATTTCCTGCATGGGAAGACGGCTGTGACACGGATCCTTCCAAAGGTCCAAACCCGGATGCGCTTTTTGATTGCGGCAACCCAGCGGATGGGTACCTCAAGAAAGCTGCTTGGGACGGCATGAAAGACAAGTGGCCAAATGCCTACGAAGTGCTGACCAAGATTTCGTTCACCAACGCTCAGATCGCCGAAATGGCGCGTCTGGTTGACATCGAAGAGATGGAGCCAGAAGAGGCTGCTGAAGAATGGTTGGGCGCAAACGAAGACGTCTGGAAAGGCTGGCTGCCAGAAGGCGCAAGCTGATCTAGCTGACTGAGTATCACCCCTGTCTGGTCTTCGGATCTGGCAGGGGTCTTTTGTCTAGGGGCCAAGATACCCGCTGGCCCAATTGAAATTTAACACAAGAGACCAACCGCCCAATGACCGATGCCCCTGTCATTTCCTGTCGTAATGCGTGGAAACTGTTTGGCCCGAACCCCAAGCAATACCTCGCCCAAATGTCGCCTGGGCGCAGCTATGAGGATATCCGGGCGGACGGCTATATTGCTGGCGTCAAGGATGTGACGGTGGATGTGGGCCGGGGTGAGATGCTTGTCATTATGGGCCTTTCCGGATCGGGCAAATCCACTCTGGTGCGCTGCCTGTCGCGTCTGCATGACATCACGGGCGGCACGATTGAGGTCGAAGGGCAGGACATCATGGCCCTGCCTGAGAAAGAGTTGATTGAACTCCGGCGCTCGAAAATGGGCATGGTGTTTCAGTCATTCGGTTTGCTGCCGCACCGGACGGTTCTTGAAAACATAGCGTTTCCTTTGGAAATGCGCGGCCAAGACAGACACACGCGTCGCGAACGGGCTCTGGAGGTCATCAACCTTGTGGGTCTGGAGGGCCGTGAAGACTATTTCCCTCGGGAACTCTCAGGCGGCCAGCAACAGCGTGTCGGCATTGCCCGAAGTCTTGCGATTGAACCCGACATCTGGTTCCTGGACGAGCCGTTTTCGGCACTTGACCCGCTTATTCGTCGCGAGATGCAGGACGAATTCCTGCGTCTTCAGGAGATGCTGGGAAAGACCATTGTCTTTATCACCCATGACTTTGATGAGGCCCTGCGCCTGGCCGACCGGATTGCGATCATGAAGGACGGCGCAGTTGAGCAGTGTGATACGCCTGACAAGATCGTTCTCGACCCGCAAACGCCGTATGTTCGCAAGTTTACAGAGGAGATCGAAAAGGCGCGCGTGGTGCACGCGAATGTTTTGGCCGGGCCGGTAAATGGCGCGGAGATCATTGGAGAGCCCGTCCCCGGCCACCACACGATCCAGCAACTGGCCCGTCAGTTGGTGAATGATCAAAGAGATCAACTTCCAGTGGCGGACAAAGATGGCAAGATCACGGGGATCATGCCACGCCAAAAGGCACTGGATCTCCTCTTGGGGGATGCGTCTGATGGCTGACATCGCCACAAGCTCCGATCCTACGGCAACCGCGCAACGTGGCACTGGCCTGCGCGCGATGCTTGAGGATCAGACAGTGGCGCGTCGCGTGTTCTGGGGGCTTCTTGGTGTCGCGGCACTTCTCACGGTTTTGCGGCCATGGCTGCCTGACGGGATGGTGCGAATACCCGAGGTACTCTTGCTGCCGTGGCGGGATTGGATTGATGCGGCGTTTCAACTCATCGCGTTTGACCTTGGGTTTATCCACGTCACCCGGTTCCTGAGCGGCATTCTGGAATTTGTTCTCGATGCAGTGGCCAACATTCTCTATGGCCGCGCCCGCTGGCCGCGGTTTGAAGCAGTACCATGGACGGTTGTTGCATCTGGCGCTGCCATTCTGGGTTATGCGTTGGGTGGTTGGCGCCTGGCGCTGCTCGCGGGCGGAACATTTGTCTGGGCCGCCCTGATTGGTCAGTGGAAATGGACCATGGAAACCATGAGCGTGATCGTGGTCGCGGCGCCGCTTGGGTTTGTCATTGGCGGTCTGGTTGGTATCTGGTGCTGGAAGTCCAAACGCGTGGAAGACACCGTGAAACCCCTGCTACTTGTGATGCAGGTGATGCCGTTCTTCTCGTATCTTCTGCCCGCCGTCATCTTCTTCAAAGTTGGACCAACAGCAGCGACCGTGGCTACGGTTGCCTATTCTTTGCCACCGATGATCCTCATGACCACATTGGGTCTCAAGAAAGTGTCCCCTGAAGTTGTTGAAGCCGGGAAAATGGCCGGTTGTTCACGCTGGCAGATGCTTCGCTATGTTTACCTGCCTTCCGCGCGCACAGAGATCCTTGTAGGCCTCAATCAGGTCATCATGCTCTGCCTTGCAATGGTTGTTCTGACTGCGGCTATCGGGATGCCAGGCCTTGGAGCCAAGCTTCTGGAAGCGATGGGGTCGTTCAAGCTGGGCCGGTCTTTTGAGATCGGTGTGACCATCGTTCTTTTGGCGGTGGTTCTGGACCGTCTGTCGAAGGCCTGGGTGGTCAAACAGCCTGAGCATTATGAAAAAGGCACGCCTTGGTGGCAGCGAAACTTCCTGCCATTGTTGGGCGTTGCAGCCTTTGTTCTGTTCCTCGTTTTGTCGCGCATGGCTTCTGGCATGGATCCTGTGCCATTGGTGGTGTCCCCGATGTCAGAATTCAACCTGCCAACCTGGATTGCCGGTGTCGCAGACGAAGTTCATCGCAAGGAATCTCTGTCCCAAGGACGAGAATTCGACCAATCGATCAAGGCATTCCTGGCTCTGGATTGGCTCCAGGCAATCACCTACGCCATTCGCTTTGTCGTGAACAACTATTTCCTTGTCCCGACGGAGAAGGCGCTACTCTTTTTGCCGACGCTGTCTGTCATCCTTGCTGTCACCGCCATTGCCTATCGTCTCGGCGGCGTGACGCCGGGCATCTTGGCTTTTGTCTTCTTTTGCATTGTCGCTCAGCTGGGGTATTGGGACCGTGCCATGCTCACACTGCACTCCGTGTTCATGGCGACGTTCATCGCGCTCGCCTTTGGTGTGCCGATGGCGATTTTTGCGGTGCGCAAGGAGAAGCGTGCCAGGTTCATGATCCTGCTTTGTGACACGTTCCAGACGTTTCCGTCTTACGTCTACCTGCTTCCCGCGGTCATGCTCTTTGGCATCTCGCCTGTGACTGTGATCATCTCGATCCTGATTTACACAATGGTCCCCGTTGTCAGGTACACGGTTGAAGGCTTGCGCAACGTGCCGCCGGAACTTACCGAAGCGGCGGATATGTCCGGTGCGACGCGCTGGCAGAAGCTGACCAAGGTGCAGTTGCCGCTGGCGATGCCGACCATAGCGGTGGGTCTCAACCAAGCACTCGTCTTTGCCTTCTTCATGGTGATCATCGCCGAATTCATCGGCACGCGAGACTTGGGACAAGAGATGCGCCGGACGCTCGCGGGCACCAATCTGGGGTGGAACTTCGTCCTTGGCTTCTCGGTGGTGTTCATGGCGTTGACCTTTGACATCGCGATCAACGCCTGGGCCGAGAAACGGCGCAAAATTCTGGGGCTCGCCTGATGCAAGGTCCCGCCACATATCCGGAGGTGCGGCGATGAACGTGACCCCGATTTTTGAAACGCCATATGAGCGCGCAGGGATTATCACACCTGGTTTGCCAATACTGCCGCATGGCACTGAACGGCATCCGATCCCCGGCGGCGGATCGCGCGCTGTACCGATTTACAAGGGCGATGAGATCAGTGTGCTTGATTTCGAAGGCCTGCAGCCCGGAGAGTTGGTGTTTTTCACGCCGGATGGCAAGTCAGACCCTGGTCGCCTTGGGGCATCAAGCCATGGAAGACCGGATGGTGTGATTTCTGTTTTGGACAATGGCTCGCCCTCCGGTGCGAAAGTGGCTGGCGCGCTAGACAAAGCTGGCTTCAGATTGGGCGACGCGCAATGCGTCCGTATCTTCCCGGAGGGATCAAAGCCGGGTGATATGGCGACGTTTTTTGCCGAGTGCGATGGCCTTTTGATTGTGGCTGCGCCTGGCAGTCCGATGAACCCGGCGGAGCAAACACCAGCGACGGATCTCATCCTTTACATTCGCCGCGCCAATCCGAGCCATGCTAAGGGAGGGCATACTCCCCCTGATCCGTTGGCTAACCCGTTGGTAGATATCAACATTCAGCCCGGCAACGCAAAAAGCTATGAGGTCAAGAAAGGCCAGTTCATTCAGGTTCTTGACGTGCAGGGCCGTGAGTGCTCGGATTTTCAGGCGTTCTCGCTGCGGAGCCTTGACGCCGGACTCGAGCGCGAAATCGACCCAACCACCACCCGCACATTGATGGGGTCGCTCTATCCGCAACCGGGCATCTTCTCGAAATACTGGAACGTCGATCAGGAACCGTTGGTCGAGATCGTACAAGACACCTGTGGGCGCCATGATACGTTCGGCCTTGCCTGCACGGCGCGGTACTACGAGGAATTGGGATATCCCGGGCATATCAACTGCTCGGACAATATGAACAAAGACCTCCAGCAATACGGCATCCGTCCACGCGGCGGCTGGCCTGCAATCAACTTCTTCTTCAACACGATGCTGGATGAGACCAATGCACTTGGAATGGATGATCCATGGTCTCGCCCCGGGGATTACGTGCTGATGCGCGCCCTCACTGACCTGATCTGTATTTCCTCAGCCTGTCCCTGCGATGTGGACGAAGCTAACGGCTGGAACCCGACAGATATTCAGGTTCGCACCTATCCTGAGACCAATTCTTTCAGCCGCTCGATCGGCTATCGCAAATCACCGGAGGCCCACTTGGAACACACCAAAGAAACCGGGTTCCATAACTGCTTTGCCCGGCACACACGGGATTTCGTGGAATACAACGGCTATTGGCTGCCCAATTCTTTCCCATCGCACGGGTCTGTCGGCGAATACTGGGCCTGTCGCGAAAAAGCCGCGATCATGGATCTTTCGCCTTTGCGCAAGTACGAGGTCACCGGGCCGGATGCTGAAGAGTTGATGCAGTATTGCGTGACGCGCAACGTAAAGAAACTCGCCGTCGGTCAACTGACCTATACAGCAATCTGCTACGAGCATGGTGGCATGATTGATGATGGCACACTCTTCCGCATGGGTGAAAACGCCTATCGCTGGATTGGTGGCAATGACACATCTGGGCTTTGGATCCGTGAGCAAGCCGAAAAATTGGGGCTCAACGCCTGGGTTCGCAATTCGACAGATCAGCTTCACAATGTTGCCGTGCAAGGCCCACTCAGCCGGGACATCCTGAAAGAG
This window harbors:
- a CDS encoding LysR substrate-binding domain-containing protein; the encoded protein is MLKNRAALPRLDYLLAFEVAAELESFAAAAKQLNVSETAVSRKIRLLEQHYKCALFVRGHRSVTLTEQGRKLLNGITPALKTLERVSAGMLSERGRSTVRMAATNSVASLWLMPRLRKFRQANRNVTISLLASDLDSECLSEDVDLAILRGDGEWPGYDAKLLFGETVYPVCAPGYLDNHINIKSVDELTSHALIEVSNNHTEWLNWQTWLSSKGADPDSVRHSTYVNTYPLAIQAAIDGLGIALGWGHLVDHHLRAGSLVRPLRTEHVRTQSGYYLLQKRDERRRAESDVVIRWLLQESAERTRYAAE
- a CDS encoding ABC transporter substrate-binding protein — its product is MSAAAMALASATASFAADDSADPIVIPIHNWSSQIVMSHAVGQIFESMGNNVEFVTTDSQAVYESVRLGDVTLELEVWEGAFGQSFRTALEKGGLHDAGDHDAVTREDWWYPMWTKDACPGLPSWEALNECAALFATAETGDKGRYLDGPVDWLKHGKERVEALGMDFVVVNAGSAAALWAEIAAAEADKRPVVVFNWTPNFAEAVWPGEFVEFPAWEDGCDTDPSKGPNPDALFDCGNPADGYLKKAAWDGMKDKWPNAYEVLTKISFTNAQIAEMARLVDIEEMEPEEAAEEWLGANEDVWKGWLPEGAS
- a CDS encoding quaternary amine ABC transporter ATP-binding protein — encoded protein: MTDAPVISCRNAWKLFGPNPKQYLAQMSPGRSYEDIRADGYIAGVKDVTVDVGRGEMLVIMGLSGSGKSTLVRCLSRLHDITGGTIEVEGQDIMALPEKELIELRRSKMGMVFQSFGLLPHRTVLENIAFPLEMRGQDRHTRRERALEVINLVGLEGREDYFPRELSGGQQQRVGIARSLAIEPDIWFLDEPFSALDPLIRREMQDEFLRLQEMLGKTIVFITHDFDEALRLADRIAIMKDGAVEQCDTPDKIVLDPQTPYVRKFTEEIEKARVVHANVLAGPVNGAEIIGEPVPGHHTIQQLARQLVNDQRDQLPVADKDGKITGIMPRQKALDLLLGDASDG
- a CDS encoding ABC transporter permease, with amino-acid sequence MADIATSSDPTATAQRGTGLRAMLEDQTVARRVFWGLLGVAALLTVLRPWLPDGMVRIPEVLLLPWRDWIDAAFQLIAFDLGFIHVTRFLSGILEFVLDAVANILYGRARWPRFEAVPWTVVASGAAILGYALGGWRLALLAGGTFVWAALIGQWKWTMETMSVIVVAAPLGFVIGGLVGIWCWKSKRVEDTVKPLLLVMQVMPFFSYLLPAVIFFKVGPTAATVATVAYSLPPMILMTTLGLKKVSPEVVEAGKMAGCSRWQMLRYVYLPSARTEILVGLNQVIMLCLAMVVLTAAIGMPGLGAKLLEAMGSFKLGRSFEIGVTIVLLAVVLDRLSKAWVVKQPEHYEKGTPWWQRNFLPLLGVAAFVLFLVLSRMASGMDPVPLVVSPMSEFNLPTWIAGVADEVHRKESLSQGREFDQSIKAFLALDWLQAITYAIRFVVNNYFLVPTEKALLFLPTLSVILAVTAIAYRLGGVTPGILAFVFFCIVAQLGYWDRAMLTLHSVFMATFIALAFGVPMAIFAVRKEKRARFMILLCDTFQTFPSYVYLLPAVMLFGISPVTVIISILIYTMVPVVRYTVEGLRNVPPELTEAADMSGATRWQKLTKVQLPLAMPTIAVGLNQALVFAFFMVIIAEFIGTRDLGQEMRRTLAGTNLGWNFVLGFSVVFMALTFDIAINAWAEKRRKILGLA
- a CDS encoding DUF1989 domain-containing protein codes for the protein MNVTPIFETPYERAGIITPGLPILPHGTERHPIPGGGSRAVPIYKGDEISVLDFEGLQPGELVFFTPDGKSDPGRLGASSHGRPDGVISVLDNGSPSGAKVAGALDKAGFRLGDAQCVRIFPEGSKPGDMATFFAECDGLLIVAAPGSPMNPAEQTPATDLILYIRRANPSHAKGGHTPPDPLANPLVDINIQPGNAKSYEVKKGQFIQVLDVQGRECSDFQAFSLRSLDAGLEREIDPTTTRTLMGSLYPQPGIFSKYWNVDQEPLVEIVQDTCGRHDTFGLACTARYYEELGYPGHINCSDNMNKDLQQYGIRPRGGWPAINFFFNTMLDETNALGMDDPWSRPGDYVLMRALTDLICISSACPCDVDEANGWNPTDIQVRTYPETNSFSRSIGYRKSPEAHLEHTKETGFHNCFARHTRDFVEYNGYWLPNSFPSHGSVGEYWACREKAAIMDLSPLRKYEVTGPDAEELMQYCVTRNVKKLAVGQLTYTAICYEHGGMIDDGTLFRMGENAYRWIGGNDTSGLWIREQAEKLGLNAWVRNSTDQLHNVAVQGPLSRDILKEVLWTAPANPTVEELGMFRFTPARLGDFDGTAVVLGRAGYSGELGYEVFCHPKDAEEVFDAIWKAGEPMGLAPLGLAALDMIRIEAGLIFAGSEFDDQTDPFEAGIGFTVPLKSKNDDFIGRAALEERKAHPHRKLVGLELDGGLVASPGDCVRVGKAQVGEVTSAVKSPILGKNIALARVSVTHAELGTEIEVGQLDGLQKRLKAKVVAYPHFDPTKERVKGNYG